The following coding sequences are from one Neurospora crassa OR74A linkage group I, whole genome shotgun sequence window:
- a CDS encoding phosphatidylinositol phospholipase C has protein sequence MSSYLETRAYALPHKAATVPILPSSSGRNRRIDAIKTVKMKNLTIRNLTITPLELKEVERYEDSTKARKPNGLAKITARITGKSSKSSLASPTAAATTDLDGTAQEPGTAGKQDITDVHIQPFSEHQTSIPLPDASKGESLRLTFSEPNKPYTYSVSIPGPSPRSIVMKANLPPGLQDQQQVPPPDREFTLIYMPHHSFLAIFSSTHLNRWMAELDPSYPLSALSIPGTHNSPTCYVALPSVRCQAVPIREQLDNGVRFLDVRVSCPSPSSRSPSPIKTASPRLDTPDSLPGAFPISPTSTRTETPTDINSPAPQPELSPQAPEPTCKDKEKAKAPNLSLVHSAFPVALSGTRYFHDLLSECYAFLDANPSETVLMSIKREGTGRGTDQHLSTYLAAHYLTPDRWYSKPEIPTLEQARGRIVLVRRFHLDPSLQAEGMGIDGSVWPDNCADGMCGSGRIRIQDYYEVGQTQHIKKKIGFAKEGLMRAAQQVYGPSGIPDSEAAGGPMPLFINFLSGSNFFNASCWPEKIAAKINPHMIEYLCMDHGAPQKQPSELTVGDAGTGIVVTDWVGNNGDWDLIRCIVGWNARLQLTR, from the coding sequence ATGAAGAATCTCACCATTCGCAACCTGACCATCACGCCGCTCGAGCTGAAGGAAGTAGAGCGCTATGAGGACTCTACCAAGGCTCGTAAGCCGAACGGGTTGGCGAAAATTACGGCGCGTATCACCGGCAAATCCTCTAAATCATCTCTCGCATCACCAACCGCTGCTGCAACAACGGATCTCGACGGGACGGCCCAGGAGCCAGGGACAGCCGGCAAGCAAGACATAACAGACGTCCACATCCAACCCTTCTCCGAACATCAAACCTCCATCCCACTACCCGATGCCTCAAAAGGCGAATCCCTCCGCCTCACCTTCTCTGAGCCCAACAAGCCATACACCTACTCCGTCTCCATCCCCGGCCCCTCACCGCGGAGCATCGTCATGAAAGCCAACCTGCCTCCGGGCTTGcaagaccaacaacaagTTCCTCCGCCCGATCGCGAGTTCACCCTCATCTATATGCCCCACCACTCCTTCCTTGCCATCTTCAGCAGCACTCATCTCAACCGGTGGATGGCCGAGCTCGACCCATCCTACCCCTTATCCGCCCTCAGCATCCCAGGGACGCACAACAGTCCGACTTGCTACGTCGCTTTGCCCTCTGTGCGATGCCAGGCCGTTCCCATCCGCGAGCAGCTCGACAACGGAGTGCGCTTCTTGGACGTGCGTGTATCCTgtccatctccctcctcgcGCTCCCCATCGCCTATCAAGACCGCTTCTCCCAGGCTCGATACACCCGACTCTTTACCAGGCGCCTTCCCCATCTCGCCCACGTCAACTCGGACAGAGACACCGACAGACATCAACTCGCCCGCGCCCCAACCTGAGCTCTCGCCGCAGGCTCCGGAACCGACATGCAAAGACAAAGAAAAAGCCAAAGCGCCCAACCTCAGCCTAGTCCACTCCGCTTTCCCCGTCGCTTTATCTGGAACCAGGTACTTCCACGACTTGCTGTCGGAGTGCTACGCTTTCCTGGACGCCAACCCTTCCGAGACGGTGTTGATGTCGATCAAGCGCGAAGGGACGGGGCGCGGGACGGACCAGCACTTATCTACTTACCTGGCTGCTCACTATCTGACGCCGGATAGGTGGTATTCTAAACCTGAGATCCCGACGCTGGAGCAGGCGCGGGGGCGCATCGTGTTGGTGAGGCGGTTTCACTTGGATCCGAGTCTGCAAGCTGAGGGGATGGGAATTGATGGGTCGGTGTGGCCGGATAACTGCGCGGATGGGATGTGTGGAAGCGGAAGGATTCGGATCCAGGATTATTATGAGGTTGGGCAGACGCAGCACATCAAGAAGAAAATTGGGTTTGCAAAGGAGGGGTTGATGAGGGCGGCACAGCAGGTATATGGGCCGTCTGGGATACCGGATTCGGAAGCCGCTGGAGGTCCGATGCCTCTATTTATCAACTTTCTGAGTGGCAGCAACTTCTTCAATGCGAGTTGCTGGCCCGAGAAGATCGCTGCCAAGATCAACCCACACATGATAGAGTATCTGTGTATGGATCACGGAGCTCCTCAGAAGCAACCGAGTGAGCTTACCGTCGGCGATGCTGGGACAGGTATCGTAGTAACGGATTGGGTTGGGAACAATGGTGATTGGGATCTAATACGCTGCATCGTCGGCTGGAACGCAAGGTTGCAGTTGACGCGATAA
- a CDS encoding peroxisomal dehydratase codes for MPGPGVGFEYPPKSVSWCKRDLLLFAQSIGCKAEELHFLYELHPNFVPFPTYPLALSFKLDSSDVVDFYAAQKSIAIPGVPVFDPARVVDGQRRIEFFKQLPTSSEGKRFESRTKVVGVYDKGRPGSVVETQTDIVDATNNEVYSRIHTSSFYVNQGNWGGPKGPATQNFPPPKDKKPDAVFENQTTPETPLLYRLNGDYNPLHADPEPGKKMGFGGVIIHGLYSWNWACHGLLQHLGGSDPANIKEYQARFASPIRGGDKLVASAWKTGEIKDGWEEIRFQVQIEGGKVVLSNGRALMKCVGPAPHSKL; via the exons ATGCCCGGCCCCGGAGTTGGTTTCGAATACCCGCCCAAGAGTGTCTCTTGGTGCAAGAGGGATCTTTTGCTCTTTGCCCAGTCCATCGGATGCAAGGCTGAGGAGCTTCACTTCCTCTACGAGCTTCATCCCAACTTCGTTCCTTTTCCCACCTATCCTCTGGCTTTGT CCTTCAAGCTCGACTCCTCAGATGTAGTTGACTTTTACGCCGCCCAGAAGTCCATTGCCATCCCCGGCGTGCCTGTCTTCGATCCCGCTCGTGTCGTTGACGGACAGCGCCGGATCGAATTCTTCAAGCAGCTTCCCACCTCCTCTGAGGGCAAAAGGTTTGAGTCGCGGACCAAGGTTGTCGGCGTCTACGACAAGGGTCGCCCGGGCTCTGTCGTCGAGACCCAGACCGATATCGTAGATGCTACCAACAACGAAGTTTACTCGCGCATCCACACCTCTTCCTTCTATGTCAACCAGGGCAACTGGGGCGGCCCTAAGGGTCCCGCCACCCAGAacttcccccctcccaaaGACAAGAAGCCTGATGCTGTGTTTGAGAACCAGACGACGCCCGAGACTCCTCTTTTGTACCGTCTGAACGGCGATTACAACCCCCTCCATGCGGATCCCGAGCCCGGCAAGAAGATGGGCTTCGGAGGCGTCATCATTCACGGTCTGTACTCGTGGAATTGGGCTTGCCACGGCCTGCTCCAACACCTTGGCGGTAGCGACCCCGCCAACATCAAGGAGTACCAGGCCCGCTTCGCCAGCCCTATCCGTGGTGGTGATAAGCTTGTTGCGTCGGCCTGGAAGACTGGTGAGATCAAGGACGGCTGGGAGGAGATACGTTTCCAGGTCCAGATCGAGGGTGGTAAAGTCGTGCTCAGCAATGGACGCGCCCTGATGAAGTGCGTCGGACCTGCTCCTCATAGCAAGTTGTAA